A region of Penaeus monodon isolate SGIC_2016 unplaced genomic scaffold, NSTDA_Pmon_1 PmonScaffold_233, whole genome shotgun sequence DNA encodes the following proteins:
- the LOC119570236 gene encoding trichohyalin-like — protein MQRDRPAETETDQRTREPQTGQRRDPARPGAETRSQSSREPSEERDRAEREQSQTQQPESSSQTRETVQEKRETGGENTREARDQTREPREERPHRSSTGQRRDKRQPAQRAERHQKIQETGRETRRERAETRQQQRAREDAVAARAKPGELEEQSSNRAREETREDAQRESRGRDKRGEERRDRASRDRAADRSQSQRDRAETEAAPAKQRQSKQNPRPDRETAQRRERAEKQSSQTREQTDQSQTEREREDPAAAERETMREQTKAAEMPSSSEKETRHEPEQQRQPRQTQRQRERTRVSDLPGSALGVLCRKPPGSQASCGASDRAEAGTIGTAPWE, from the exons ATGCAGAGAGACAGaccagcagagacagagacagaccagAGAACAAGAGAGCCCCAGACAGGCCAGAGAAGAGACCCAGCGAGACCAGGAGCAGAGACCAGGAGCCAGAGCAGCAGAGAGCCcagtgaagagagagacagagcagagagagagcagagccagACACAGCAGCCAGAGTCCAGCAGCCAGACCAGAGAGACAGTACAAGAGAAGCGAGAAACGGGAGGGGAGAACACCAGAGAGGCACGAGACCAGACAAGAGAGCCGAGAGAAGAGAGGCCCCATAGAAGCAGCACAGGccagagaagagacaagagacagcCAGCACAGCGAGCAGAGAGACACCAGAAGATacaagagacaggcagagagactcggagagagagagcagagacacgGCAGCAGCAGAGAGCCAGAGAAGATGCAGTAGCAGCCAGAGCCA AGCCAGGAGAGCTAGAAGAGCAGAGCAGCAACAGAGCCAGAGAAGAGACCCGAGAAGACGcccagagagagagcagaggcagagacaagagaggagaggagagaagagacagagccaGCAGAGACAGAGCAGCAGACAGGAGccagagccagagagacagagcagagacagaagCAGCACCCGCCAAGCAGAGACAGAGTAAGCAGAACCCCagaccagacagagagacagcacaGAGAAGAGAGCGAGCAGAGAAGCAGAGCAGCCAGACCAGAGAGCAGACAGaccagagtcaga cagagagagagagagaggacccagcagcagcagagagagagaccatgAGAGAGCAGACCAAAGCAGCAGAGATGCCCAGCAGCAGCGAGAAAGAGACCAGACATGAGCCAGAGCAGCAGAGACAGCCGAGACAgacccagagacagagagagagga ccagagtgtcagatttaccggGGTCTGCCCTGGGGGTCCtgtgcaggaaacccccgggctcgCAAGCGTCGTGCGGAGCCAGTGATCGCGCAGAAGCGGggaccatcggaaccgctccctgggAATAG